A DNA window from Streptomyces parvus contains the following coding sequences:
- a CDS encoding histidine phosphatase family protein, with product MTTRLLLARHGETEWHAENRYAGVTDVALTPRGVAQATDLGAWAVRSGVDAVACSPLSRARLTASPAAEALGLAVEVQEGLREVDFGWGEGRTIQEMADEDPEAVRRFSEDADSGAFPGAEPVARAAARATAALRDLADRHQGDRVLVVAHNTLLRIALCELLGLPLGRYRRIFPRLDNGAVTEIELRGTETALRSLNVPAAPPPATAHGPSPAGD from the coding sequence ATGACCACGCGTCTCCTGCTCGCACGGCACGGCGAGACCGAGTGGCACGCGGAGAACCGGTACGCCGGCGTCACCGACGTCGCCCTGACACCCCGAGGGGTGGCCCAGGCAACCGACCTCGGAGCCTGGGCCGTGCGCAGCGGCGTGGACGCGGTCGCCTGCTCCCCGCTCAGCCGCGCCCGCCTGACGGCGAGCCCCGCGGCGGAGGCGCTGGGCCTGGCGGTGGAGGTCCAGGAAGGGCTGCGGGAGGTGGACTTCGGATGGGGCGAGGGCCGGACGATCCAGGAGATGGCCGATGAGGACCCCGAAGCCGTAAGGCGGTTCAGCGAGGACGCCGACTCCGGCGCCTTTCCCGGCGCCGAACCCGTCGCCCGGGCGGCGGCACGGGCGACCGCGGCCCTGCGCGACCTCGCAGACCGCCACCAGGGGGACAGGGTGCTCGTCGTCGCCCACAACACCCTGCTGCGCATCGCCCTGTGCGAACTCCTCGGACTGCCCCTCGGCCGCTACCGGCGCATCTTCCCCCGGCTGGACAACGGGGCCGTCACGGAGATCGAGCTCCGCGGCACGGAGACGGCGCTGCGCTCGCTCAACGTACCCGCGGCGCCGCCCCCCGCCACCGCGCACGGTCCGAGCCCTGCGGGAGACTGA
- a CDS encoding DeoR/GlpR family DNA-binding transcription regulator: protein MTKRSAEERRRLIADHVVEQGTATGAALAQLTGVSLMTVHRDLDDLARQGVLRRFRGGASALPSTVFESSLDYRLGVNTAEKKAVARAAAALVEPGMSVMLDDSTTVLVMAGLLVDLAPLTVVTNARRVLDVFAGCEGIRLIALGGEYSRTHDSFLGMPCVEAVEALSVDLVAVSTSALDARTAYHQEQDVVLVKRAMLTSAATKVMLMDHTKLARTALHRVGPVGDLDHLVVDDGADADLLGKLRERTQVTVAAVGS from the coding sequence ATGACCAAGAGATCCGCCGAAGAGCGCCGACGGCTCATCGCCGACCACGTGGTGGAGCAGGGCACGGCCACGGGCGCCGCCCTCGCCCAGCTCACGGGCGTGAGCCTGATGACCGTCCACCGGGACCTCGACGACCTGGCGCGACAAGGGGTGCTGCGACGCTTCCGCGGTGGCGCGTCCGCCCTGCCCTCCACGGTGTTCGAGTCGAGCCTCGACTACCGGCTCGGCGTCAACACGGCGGAGAAGAAGGCCGTCGCGCGCGCCGCCGCCGCACTGGTGGAACCCGGCATGTCGGTGATGCTCGACGACTCCACCACGGTGCTGGTCATGGCGGGCCTGCTGGTCGACCTCGCCCCGCTCACCGTCGTCACCAACGCCCGCCGGGTGCTGGACGTCTTCGCCGGATGCGAGGGCATCCGCCTGATCGCCCTGGGCGGCGAGTACTCGCGCACCCATGACTCCTTTCTCGGCATGCCCTGCGTCGAGGCGGTGGAGGCGCTCTCCGTGGACCTCGTCGCGGTCTCCACGTCGGCTCTCGACGCCAGGACGGCCTACCACCAGGAGCAGGACGTGGTGCTGGTCAAGCGGGCGATGCTCACGTCGGCGGCGACGAAGGTGATGCTCATGGACCACACCAAACTCGCCCGCACCGCGTTGCACCGGGTGGGCCCTGTCGGCGACCTGGACCATCTCGTCGTGGACGACGGAGCCGACGCCGACCTGCTGGGCAAACTCCGCGAACGGACCCAGGTCACGGTGGCGGCCGTCGGTTCATGA
- a CDS encoding FGGY family carbohydrate kinase, with the protein MSSASRRPAPPSPAVIGIDVATASVRALCVDGQGRVLAEARADLPPPVRTATGTSEQDARSWWPAVRSALRRTTGALPRGGREVIAVAVSATSGTVVPTGTDGEPLGPALMYDDRRAADLNAEAQRAGSARWDALGLSVGPTAALGRAVWCLRTYGSALRHVLHTPELIGRELTGHPVSTDWSHALKSGYDARAGEWAHEVFDALDFPLGLLPSVGAPGTGAGVVGPEAAEATGLPEGCSVRLGMTDGCAGQIATGAVEPGRFVGVIGTTYVLKGVSEHLVRDATGAFYSHRHPEGWWLPGGASNTGGECLADVAPARLATLDAAAAARGPASYVRYPLCRDGERFPFVSGAARGFELGGPRDEADAHRAALEGVAFLERLALDRVVRLGVPVLGPLHAAGGGSRSTVWTAIRATVLDRPVRAVERAETAFGAALLAATGTLHEDLAASAAAMVHRGALVEPVPAERPALEENYGRFVEALRERGWIPDD; encoded by the coding sequence ATGAGCAGTGCATCCCGTCGCCCCGCTCCGCCCTCTCCGGCCGTGATCGGCATCGACGTGGCGACCGCCTCCGTCCGTGCGCTGTGCGTGGACGGCCAGGGACGCGTACTCGCCGAGGCGCGGGCCGACCTTCCGCCCCCCGTACGGACCGCCACGGGAACGAGCGAGCAGGACGCCCGGTCGTGGTGGCCCGCCGTACGGTCGGCCCTGCGCCGCACCACGGGCGCGCTGCCCCGGGGCGGACGGGAGGTGATCGCGGTGGCCGTGTCCGCCACATCCGGCACCGTCGTGCCCACCGGGACGGACGGCGAACCGCTCGGCCCGGCCCTGATGTACGACGACCGGCGTGCCGCCGACCTCAACGCCGAGGCCCAGCGGGCGGGGAGTGCCCGGTGGGACGCGCTCGGCCTGTCGGTGGGCCCCACCGCCGCGCTCGGCCGCGCCGTGTGGTGCCTGCGAACGTACGGCTCCGCTCTGCGCCACGTCCTGCACACCCCCGAGCTGATCGGCCGCGAACTGACGGGCCACCCCGTGTCCACGGACTGGAGCCACGCCCTCAAATCCGGCTACGACGCCCGTGCCGGGGAGTGGGCGCACGAGGTCTTCGACGCCCTCGACTTCCCGCTCGGGCTGCTCCCGTCCGTGGGAGCCCCCGGTACCGGGGCCGGGGTCGTCGGCCCGGAGGCGGCCGAGGCCACGGGTCTGCCCGAAGGGTGCTCCGTACGCCTCGGGATGACGGACGGCTGCGCGGGCCAGATCGCCACCGGCGCGGTCGAACCGGGCCGGTTCGTGGGCGTCATCGGCACGACGTACGTCCTCAAGGGGGTGTCCGAGCACCTGGTGCGCGATGCGACCGGCGCGTTCTACAGCCATCGCCACCCCGAGGGCTGGTGGCTCCCCGGCGGCGCGTCCAACACGGGAGGGGAGTGCCTGGCCGACGTAGCCCCGGCCCGCCTGGCCACGCTGGACGCAGCCGCGGCGGCCCGGGGCCCGGCGTCGTACGTGCGCTATCCGCTGTGCCGCGACGGTGAACGCTTCCCCTTCGTCTCCGGCGCGGCGCGCGGCTTCGAGCTGGGCGGCCCCCGCGACGAGGCGGACGCCCACCGCGCCGCACTGGAAGGAGTCGCCTTCCTCGAACGCCTGGCCCTGGACCGGGTCGTGCGTCTGGGCGTCCCGGTGCTCGGCCCGCTGCACGCGGCCGGCGGGGGAAGCCGCAGCACCGTGTGGACGGCGATCCGGGCCACTGTCCTGGACCGCCCGGTCCGGGCCGTCGAGCGCGCGGAGACGGCGTTCGGCGCCGCACTGCTCGCCGCGACCGGCACACTCCACGAGGACCTCGCGGCGAGCGCCGCCGCCATGGTGCACAGGGGCGCTCTCGTGGAGCCGGTGCCGGCGGAGCGTCCCGCTCTGGAGGAGAATTACGGCCGCTTCGTCGAGGCGCTGCGCGAGCGCGGCTGGATCCCCGACGACTGA
- a CDS encoding GNAT family N-acetyltransferase: MAVEVSDVPGASRYEARVDGESEPAGIAQYIRTAELVAFVHTEVEPAYEGRGVGSALVRAALDDARAANLRVLATCPFFAGWIARHPDYQDLLYQSRSKVSD, from the coding sequence ATGGCGGTCGAAGTGAGCGACGTGCCCGGGGCGAGCCGGTATGAGGCCCGCGTCGACGGAGAGTCCGAGCCGGCGGGCATCGCGCAGTACATCCGTACTGCGGAGCTCGTCGCATTCGTGCACACCGAGGTCGAACCGGCCTACGAGGGCAGGGGAGTCGGGTCCGCGCTGGTCCGGGCCGCTCTCGACGACGCGCGCGCGGCCAACCTGCGGGTGCTGGCCACCTGCCCCTTCTTCGCGGGCTGGATCGCCCGGCACCCCGACTACCAGGACCTGCTGTACCAGTCCCGCAGCAAGGTCAGTGACTGA
- a CDS encoding GNAT family N-acetyltransferase, translated as MATHVADNPDESRFEIFDGGERAGFVEYHRFRDEIAFLHTEIDPRFGGRGLGGALARSVLDEARKQELTVLPFCPFIRGWLGRHPEYTDLVPEAQHARFGL; from the coding sequence ATGGCAACTCACGTGGCGGACAACCCCGATGAATCGCGTTTCGAGATCTTCGACGGCGGTGAGCGGGCCGGATTCGTCGAATATCACCGCTTCCGGGACGAGATCGCCTTCCTTCATACGGAGATCGACCCGCGGTTCGGGGGGCGAGGCCTCGGTGGTGCGCTGGCCCGCTCGGTTCTCGACGAGGCCAGGAAGCAGGAGCTCACGGTGCTTCCCTTCTGCCCCTTCATCCGTGGCTGGCTCGGCCGCCACCCCGAGTACACCGACCTGGTGCCGGAGGCGCAGCACGCGCGATTCGGGCTGTGA
- a CDS encoding carboxymuconolactone decarboxylase family protein, which produces MAITSASSRDDKVFIDKFDPEAFRALARTAQAAGAAAARAGLPVTLVELVNLRVSQINGCAYCLRAHTRAALEAGESPQRLGLLAAWSEADVFTSAERAALALAEATTSLNGSARGGAAAAARDDLTDEQISAVLWVAISINAFNRVSIMSGHPVKEV; this is translated from the coding sequence GTGGCCATCACCTCGGCATCGAGCCGTGACGACAAGGTGTTCATCGACAAGTTCGATCCCGAAGCGTTCCGTGCTCTCGCACGCACCGCCCAGGCCGCCGGGGCGGCGGCCGCCCGTGCCGGCCTGCCGGTCACACTGGTGGAACTGGTCAATCTCCGCGTCTCCCAGATCAACGGGTGCGCCTACTGCCTGCGCGCCCACACGCGCGCGGCGCTCGAAGCCGGGGAGAGCCCGCAGCGCCTCGGACTTCTGGCGGCCTGGAGTGAGGCGGACGTCTTCACCTCCGCGGAACGCGCCGCATTGGCTCTGGCGGAGGCGACGACCAGCCTGAACGGATCCGCGCGGGGCGGCGCGGCCGCCGCGGCACGCGACGATCTCACCGACGAGCAGATCTCGGCCGTGCTCTGGGTCGCCATCAGCATCAACGCGTTCAACCGTGTGTCGATCATGAGCGGGCACCCGGTGAAGGAGGTCTGA
- a CDS encoding pirin family protein, with protein MSNVERDPVGMRCARGPEEAEPALHRVEILTPRDVPLGGPRSMSVRRTLPQRARSFVGAWCFVDHYGPDDVALRGGMDLPPHPHTGLQTVTWLFDGEVEHRDSLGSHAYVRPGELNLMTGGRGICHSEVSTDRTTVLHGVQLWVALPDEHREAERDFQRYVPSPIRRDGTEIRVFLGSLLEAVSPVRTFTPLLGAELILEAGASLTLGVDTEFEHGLLVDEGDIELNGTALSPAQLGFLRPGIDSLSLRNTSPARARVILLGGPPFQEEIVMWWNFIGRNHDDIQRARKDWEEQSTRFGAVEGYAGDRLPAPELPNATLAPRRNPPSS; from the coding sequence ATGAGCAACGTCGAACGTGATCCCGTCGGCATGCGCTGCGCGCGGGGACCGGAGGAGGCTGAACCCGCCCTCCACCGCGTCGAGATCCTGACGCCGCGTGATGTCCCCCTGGGCGGCCCGCGATCCATGAGCGTGCGCCGCACCCTTCCTCAGCGGGCCCGCAGTTTCGTGGGCGCCTGGTGCTTCGTCGACCACTACGGACCCGACGACGTCGCCCTGCGCGGCGGCATGGATCTCCCGCCGCATCCCCATACCGGCCTGCAGACGGTCACCTGGCTGTTCGACGGCGAGGTGGAGCATCGGGACAGTCTCGGCAGCCACGCCTACGTGCGCCCCGGCGAGCTCAATCTGATGACGGGGGGCCGCGGCATCTGCCATTCCGAGGTCTCCACGGATCGCACCACCGTTCTGCACGGCGTACAGCTGTGGGTGGCGCTGCCGGACGAACACCGCGAAGCGGAAAGGGACTTCCAGCGCTACGTGCCCTCGCCCATCCGGAGGGACGGCACCGAGATCAGGGTGTTCCTCGGCTCGCTGCTGGAAGCGGTCTCACCGGTGCGCACCTTTACGCCGCTGCTCGGCGCGGAGCTGATTCTCGAGGCCGGCGCGTCCCTCACCCTGGGCGTCGACACCGAGTTCGAGCACGGCCTCCTCGTGGACGAGGGGGACATCGAGCTGAACGGGACGGCGTTGAGCCCCGCCCAACTCGGATTCCTCCGTCCGGGTATCGACTCGTTGAGTCTCCGCAACACATCTCCCGCCCGGGCCCGAGTCATTCTGCTGGGCGGACCGCCGTTCCAGGAGGAGATCGTCATGTGGTGGAACTTCATCGGCCGCAACCACGACGACATCCAGCGGGCCCGAAAGGACTGGGAGGAGCAGTCGACACGCTTCGGCGCGGTGGAGGGGTACGCCGGAGACCGGCTGCCCGCCCCGGAACTGCCCAACGCGACGCTCGCGCCCCGCCGCAATCCGCCCAGCTCCTGA